One Osmerus eperlanus chromosome 24, fOsmEpe2.1, whole genome shotgun sequence DNA window includes the following coding sequences:
- the plaat1 gene encoding phospholipase A and acyltransferase 1: protein MDRQRTTSNMASNDPDLPYPLGDPQPGDLIEIFRPAYQHWALYLGDGYIINLTPVDESQAAAMSSVKSVFSRKAVVRMQLLKEVVGTDSYRVNNKYDDDHTPLAVDEIIERAQVLIGQEVSYDLLGSNCEHFVTLLRYGEGVSEQATRAIGAISLVTAAASAFSVLGLINTRSRNRPF from the exons ATGGATAGACAAAGAACAACCTCTAAT aTGGCCTCTAATGACCCTGACCTTCCCTATCCCCTTGGTGAcccccaacctggtgacctCATTGAGATCTTCAGACCGGCCTATCAGCACTGGGCTCTCTACCTGGGAGATGGCTACATCATCAACCTGACACCTGTTG ATGAGAGTCAGGCGGCTGCTATGTCCAGTGTGAAGTCAGTTTTTAGCCGCAAGGCAGTGGTGCGAATGCAGCTGTTGAAGGAAGTGGTGGGGACTGACTCGTACCGGGTTAACAACAAATACGATGATGACCACACGCCATTAGCTGTCGATGAGATCATTGAACGAGCTCAAGTCCTCATTGGCCAGGAGGTGTCATATGACCTCTTGGGTAGCAACTGTGAGCACTTTGTTACCCTACTGCGCTacggggagggtgtgtctgagCAG GCCACACGGGCCATCGGGGCCATCAGTTTGGTGACAGCTGCAGCCAGTGCCTTCTCTGTGCTGGGGCTGATCAACACTCGCTCCAGAAACAGGCCCTTCTGA